Proteins from one Cyclopterus lumpus isolate fCycLum1 chromosome 11, fCycLum1.pri, whole genome shotgun sequence genomic window:
- the LOC117739137 gene encoding endothelin-2-like: MYALPLSLHQLSSHGHGHVLGCVPFLGVVCPIFVPLFSPGNRQDMPWPCVPFYRTCNTRHQPALSAPAGETPTASTDSQLRRHVRTKRCSCATFMDNECVYFCHLDIIWVNTPERVVAYGLGNAK; the protein is encoded by the exons ATGTAtgctctgcctctgtctctccatcagctTTCTTCACATGGTCACGGCCACGTCCTCGGCTGCGTCCCCTTCCTCGGTGTGGTGTGTCCCATTTTCGTTCCTCTCTTCTCACCTGGTAACCGTCAGGACATGCCCTGGCCATGTGTCCCTTTTTACCGCACGTGTAACACTCGACATCAGCCAg CGCTATCAGCGCCAGCTGGAGAGACACCCACCGCCTCCACCGACAGCCAGCTGCGGCGCCATGTGCGGACCAAACGCTGCTCCTGCGCCACTTTCATGGACAACGAGTGCGTCTACTTCTGCCACCTGGACATCATTTGGGTCAACACCCCCGA GCGCGTGGTCGCGTACGGACTGGGCAACGCAAAGTGA